Proteins encoded by one window of Gopherus evgoodei ecotype Sinaloan lineage unplaced genomic scaffold, rGopEvg1_v1.p scaffold_58_arrow_ctg1, whole genome shotgun sequence:
- the LOC115643392 gene encoding antigen-presenting glycoprotein CD1d-like: MLLPLLLPWAWGALAASPPLPPGIITLRVLLTSQFHSASSTDTVGTALLGDLETHSLACGTCEIRFLQPWAQQGLTPKQWGDLELLIHHYLFNFNRTVNTMAKQQRPGYPFVIQGSLGCELSPNGTSRGFYDTAGNGEDIVSFDVDMGTWVARSEDKLAFNARDLLNWDKSASTRLQFFFRITCIYLLNNFAQYGRESLERQERPVAVVFARAPPPAGTPAPVLLVCRVTGFYPRPIRVAWLQDGEEVAPGWWLNSSGILPNADLTYQLHSSLAVEPGAGHSYACRVQHSSLGGQSLLIPWEQSRPWGPGLAVGITLGVLAIAAVAVVLWWTRRRSYQDVSPGESRASGGSTSPGVGIGPSPGDMELRAGSVPGSRAESPKGRTGSGPWEIGALDGGWGDSPPSGMFGARWTLGGTVGLLGSRIRREPARACALQ, encoded by the exons AtgctgctccctctgctgctcccctgggcATGGGGGGCCCTGGCCG cctcccctcctctccccccagggaTCATCACCCTCCGGGTGCTCCTCACCTCCCAGTTCCACAGCGCCAGCTCCACAGACACGGTGGGGACGGCCCTGCTGGGCGACCTGGAGACCCACTCCCTGGCCTGCGGCACCTGCGAGatccgcttcctgcagccctgggcccagcagggCCTGACCCCGAAGCAGTGGGGGGACCTGGAGCTGCTGATCCATCACTACCTATTCAACTTCAACCGGACTGTGAACACAATGGCCAAGCAGCAGAGACCGGGCT ACCCCTTTGTTATCCAGGGCTCCCTTGGCTGCGAGCTGAGCCCCAACGGCACCTCAAGGGGATTCTATGACACTGCGGGGAATGGCGAGGACATCGTGAGCTTCGACGTGGACATGGGCACCTGGGTCGCTCGGTCGGAGGATAAGCTGGCATTCAACGCCCGGGACCTTCTCAACTGGGATAAGAGCGCGTCCACCAGGCTTCAGTTTTTTTTTAGAATAACTTGCATCTATCTGCTCAATAACTTTGCCCAGTATGGGAGAGAGTCTCTGGAGAGGCAAG AGCGGCCGGTCGCCGTGGTGTTTGCCCGAGCGCCTCCCCCAGCCGGGACCCCCGCGCCGGTACTGCTGGTTTGCCGGGTCACCGGTTTCTACCCCCGGCCCATCCGCGTGGCCTGGCTGCAGGACGGGGAGGAGGTGGCACCGGGCTGGTGGCTGAACTCCAGCGGGATCCTGCCCAACGCGGACCTGACCTAccagctgcacagctccctggccGTGGAGCCAGGCGCCGGGCACAGCTACGCCTGCCGggtgcagcacagcagcctgggGGGCCAGAGCCTGCTGATCCCCTGGG AGCAGAGCAGGCCCTGGGGCCCCGGCCTGGCCGTGGGCATCACCCTGGGGGTTCTGGCCATAGCCGCCGTGGCCGTGGTGCTGTGGTGGACCAGACGCAG GAGCTACCAGGACGTTAGTCCAGGGGAGTCCAGGGCCTCAGGGGGCAGCACCAGCCCAGGCGTGGGGATCGGCCCCTCTCCTGGGGACATGGAACTCAGGGCTGGGTCTGTGCCTGGCTCCAGAGCTGAGAGCCCCAAGGGCAGGACTGGATCGGGGCCCTGGGAGATTGGGGCcctggatggggggtggggggattctcCTCCCTCTGGGATGTTCGGGGCACGTTGGACACTTGGGGGCACTGTGGGATTGCTGGGATCCAGGATCCGCAGGGAGCCGGCAAGGGCCTGTGCCCTTCAATAA